The nucleotide window CGAGCATGGCCCGGCAGTCGGCGAGCTTGTGCGGCGGCACGGCCAGGAGCAGGCCTCCGGACGACTGCGCGTCGAACACGAGGTCGCGCCGGATGGGGTCGATGTCCGGCGAGGCGGCGCAGCGCGGCAGGTAGAAGTTGCGGTTGCAGATGGACCCGGCGGGCAGGAGGCCCACGGCGGCGAGGTCCACGGCGTCGTCGAAAAAGGGAACCTGGTCGAGCCAGATCTCGGCGGCGCAGCCGCTGGCCTGGCAGAGTTCGAGCAGGTGGCCGCCCAGGCCGAACCCGGTCACGTCCGTGGCTCCGGTCAGGCCCAGTTCGCGGACCGCGCGGCCCGCGTTGGCGTTCAGGCGGCCGCACCACCGGATGAGGGTCTGCTCGAAGCGATCGGCCCCGTCCCAGTCGGCCTTGAGGGCCGTGGCGAGCACGCCGGTGCCCAGGGGCTTGGTCAGCACGAGCAGGTCGCCGGGCCGCAGGCCCCGGTTGGTGGCCATGCGTTTCGGATCGACGCTGCCGGAAACGGCCAGGCCGTACTTGACCTCGTCGTCCTCCACGCTGTGGCCTCCGGCGGGCACGGCTCCGGCTTCGAGCACGGCTTCCAGGCCGCCTTCGAGGATGGCGCGCAGGAGGGTGGTGGGCAGTTCCTTGACCGGGAAGCAGACGATGTTCATGGCCGAGAGCGGCTCCCCGCCCATGGCGTAGACGTCGGACAGGGCGTTGGCCGCGGCGATGCGTCCGAACCCGTGGGGATCGTTGACGATGGGCGTAAAGAAATCCACGGTCTGCACCAGGGCGCGTCCTTCCGGGAAGCGCAGCACCACCGCGTCTTCGTTGTCGCCCGCCTGTCCGGCGAGAATGCGCGGGTCAGGCGTACCGCCGCCCAGCCCGGCCAAGGTCCGCTCCAGAACCTCCGGAGCGATCTTGGCGGCTCAACCCGCGGATTTGGCGCGCTTGACCAGTTCGTACTCTGCCATGTCCGTTCCTGTTCCGTTTGTCGTTCATCGCCGTGCGGCGGCGTGCTTTTCTGGATAGCAGAGAAGGGCGCGCTTGCCCAGGCGCGGGCACGGTTGCGGCGCTGTTTTCGCGACGGCGGATCTTTCCGGCACGGCTCTTGTATTGATAGCAGCGAACGGGTGGGAAACCGTCAGCATCAGGAGATCGAAAGTGAAGAATCAATGCAGCAAGTGCAAGCATGACATCGACAATTGGGATTTCTACGTGGAGTCGCGCAGCGGCAAGATTTGCAGTTCCTGCCTCGTGGCCCAGGAAATGCCGAGCCAGGAGTACAAGTCGCTCTTCAAGCCGGGCAATGCCCAGCGGGAACAGGGAGTGCGGATCTCCACCCTGCGCGGCCTGGAAGAGCTGGGCCTGCGCGATTTGGAACAGGAACCGTTGTCCCTGGCCCGTTCCAACGGGTAGGGGCTCGGGGGCCGACGCATTGCGGCACGTTGCGAAGACCTGACAGCCGGAGGGAACCGAAATGTCCAGGCAATATTGCGATTTTTGCCATCAACCCATGGAAAGCATCGACTTTCATCTCAGCATCAAGGGCGGCTGCGTCTGTCCGGCCTGCGTGCCGCTGGTGCGCAGCGTGGGCTGGGAAGGGCGTCAAGAAAATGACTATGCCGACGTGGCCGGATATGGACCGGGCCTGCCCAGCCTGCCCGGAACGGACGAGGCCGTGCGGGCTCCGCTGCGCGTGTTTTCCCGCCACGCCTCGCGAGCCATGCCCCGGCCCGTGCTGCGGCCCATGTTTTCCTAGCGGCTCGGCGACCGCCTCGCGCCGTTGGGATGCGGCGCATGAAACCGCGCCCGGACTTCCTTACGGGAGGCCCGGACGCGGTTTTTGTCTTCTTTTGCGGGGCGCGGGCTAGTCCGCGACCTCGTATCCGGCCTTTTCGATGTTTTCCTTGACCTTGGCGTCGCTGTCCTTGGCCGAGGAATAGGTCACGCGGCCCGTGGCGAGGTCCACGGTGACGTTTTCCACGCCGTCCACGGTCTCCACTGCCTTGGTCACGGCGGCCTTGCAATGGCCGCAGCTCATGCCCTTTACGGTGATCTTCCTTTCCATGTTCACTTCTCCTGGCTGTTGAAGGCGCGCAGGCGCAGGGCGTTGGACACCACGGTCACGGAACTGAGCGCCATGGCTGTTCCGGCGATCATGGGATTCAGGCCCGGCCCGCCGAAGATGACGAGCAGCCCGGCTGCCACCGGGATGCCCAGGACGTTGAAGGCGAAAGCCCAAAAAAGGTTCTGGCGGATGTTGCGCATCACGGCGCGCGAGAGGCGCAGGGCCGTGAGCAGCCCGTTCAGTCCGCCGCGCAGCAGGACCACGTCTCCGGCCTCCACGGCGGAGTCGATGCCGGAGCCCATGGCGATGCCCACGTCCGCGCGGGCCAGGGCCGGGGCGTCGTTGACCCCGTCGCCGACCATGGCGATGCGCCCGTGTTGCTGAAGCTCGGCCACGGCGTCCGCCTTGCCGCCCGGCAGGATGCGCGCGCGGACCTCGTCGATGCCGAGCTGCGCGGCAATGGCCCGCGCCGCCGGTTCCGCGTCGCCCGTGAGCATGATCGTGCGCAGGCCCAGGCCGTGCACGCGGCGGACGACCTCGGCGCTTTCCTCGCGGGCCGTGTCGGCCAGGGCCAGAATCGCGGCCAGGGAGCCGTCCACGGCCAGGTGGAGCGCGGTCTTGCCCTGGGCGGCGAAGCCCTGGGCCGCCTGGTCCGCATCGTCCGGCACGGCCACCCCGTTTTCGTCCATCAGCTCGCGGTTGCCGAGCAGCACGGCGGCGGCTTCCCCGTCCTCGTCCACTTCGGCGCGCACGCCCCGGCCCGGAACGGAGTCGAAGGAGCGCAGCCCCGGCGCGGCCAGACCGCGATCCTTGACGGCGCGCAGGATGGCCAGGGCCAGGGGATGCTCGCTCTGGGACTCGGCGGCCCCGGCCAGGGCGATGGCGCGGTGTTCGGGGTCGCCCCCGGAGCCGAAGCCCGGCGCGGTCCAGAGGCCGTCCAGGGCGGGTTCGCCGCGCGTCAGGGTTCCGGTCTTGTCGAAGGCCAGGGTGCGGATTTCGCTCAGGGCCTGGAGCGCGCCGCCGCTCTTGACCAGCACGCCGAGCTGCGCGCCGCGTCCGGTGCCGACCATGATGGACATGGGCGTGGCCAGGCCCATGGCGCAGGGGCAGGCGATGACCATGACGGCCACGAAGATGCGCAGGGAAAAGGCGAAGTCGGCTCCGCCGAGGAAATACCAGGCCAGTCCCGCGGCCGTCGCCGTGGCCATGACCGCCGGAACGAAATAATAGCTGACCCGGTCCGCGAGGCTGGCGATGGGCGCCTTGGAGCCCTGGGCGCGGCGGACCATCTCCACGATGCGGGCCAGGGTGGTCTCGGAGCCGACGCGCTCGGCGCGCATGACCAGGCTGCCCGTGGTGTTCAGGGAACCGCCCGTGAGCGCGTCTCCGGCCTGCTTGGTCACGGGCAGGGGCTCGCCCGTGAGCATGGATTCGTCCACGCCGGAGCGGCCCTCCACGACCACGCCGTCCACGGGAATGCGCGCGCCGGGCCGGATGCGCACGAGGTCGCCGGGGCGCACTTCCTGGGCGGGAATCTCGCGTTCCTCGCCGTTTTCGACCAGGAGCGCGGTGTCCGGGGCGAGGTTCATCAGCGAGCGGATGGCCTCGGAGGTGCGCTGCTTGGAGCGGGCCTCGAAATACTTGCCCAGCGAGATCAGGGCGATGAGCACCGCCGCCGACTCGAAGTAGAGGTCCATGGCCTTGGCCTGGGGGTTGAATCCGTAGGCCGGGCCGAGGGCGATTTCCACGGTGTTCCAGAGCGAATAGAGAAAGGCCGCGCCCGTGCCCACGGCCACAAGGGAATCCATGTTCGGGCCGCCGCGCAGCAGCGCGGGCACGCCGCTGGTGTAGAAGAACCTGCCGGACCAGAGCACGGGCAGGGTCAGGGCCAGCTGGAGCAGGGCGAAATTCAGGGGGGCGTGCGCCGGGTCGAGCCCGGCGGGCAGAGGCAGGCCCCACATGTGGCCCATGCTGACCACGAGCAGGGGCAGGGCGAAGAGAAAGGCCGGGATGAGGCGGTTGCGGCGGCGGCGCAGGTCTTCGGCCGCTTCGCGGCGGCGCTCGTCGAAGCGTTCCTGTTCGGTCATGCCGCCCGCGCCGGAACCGGGCTGTTCGCGGCTCTCGTAGCCCGCGTCGCGGATGGCCTTTTGCAGCTCGGCCCGGCTGATCTGCGCGGGGTCGAAGGTGAAGCTGCCGGAATTGTCCGCAAGGCTGACCTCGGCTCCGGAAACGCCGGGCAGCTCGCGCACGGCGCGCTCCACGCGGGCCACGCAGGAAGCGCAGCTCATGCCCTGGATGTCCAGGCGAAGGTTTTCCTCGCCGGGCGCGCCCTGGGGCTCCGGGGCGGCGGGTTCGGGCAGGCGGACCTCGAAGCCCAGCCCGGCCACGGCGGATTCGATCTCCTCGCGGCTCAGGGATTCAGGGTCGTATTCCAGGCTCAGGGATTCGTCGGCGAGGCTGACGGAAACGGCGGAGACGCCGGACTTCTTGCCGAGCACGCGCTCGATGCGCGCGGCGCAGGCCCCGCAGTGCATGCCCTTGACCGGGGCGTTCACGCTCACGGCGGCCTTGCCGGGCTCCGGGCCTTGGGGCAGGGGAATCTCGCCCTTGGCCAGGGCCTCGGCTCCGGGCAGGGATTCCGCAGTGGGGCGCAGCTCCGGCAGAGCCTCGGCAGCCGCCTCCACCTTGCCCGCGAGCACGCGCTCCCGCTCCTCGGCGCGGGCGTCGGTGTCCGGTTCGCGTTCCGGCTGATCGTTTTCCGTCTTGTCGCTGGTCATGCTGCTGCGCTCCTCGCTTCGGGCCGCGTCCGGATCCTGTCCTGCCGGATGCGGCTCGTATCGATTAATGTAAGCATCGGGCGGAAAAATGCAAATGCTCCTTTCCGGTGCGCTTCTCCGCATTCGCAATAGGAATAATCATGAAATTGATTCCCATTGTCAATACTGAGGATGGAACGGTCGGGCGGATCGGGGGAGCGCCGAGCGAAGAGAGAGGGATCGGGATTCGTCTGCGGAGGGCGACGGGAAAAGAGGGCAGGAGGAACCGCGTGCAGGCGGCGAAAGGCGCTGAAAGGGTCCGGGCGCGGTTCAGGCCACGGCCAGCAGGTTGCGGCTCGTCTGGTTCGCGGTCGGGGAAAGGGCGTTCTGGTAGGCGCGCAGTCCGTTGCGGCGCTGGGGAGGAATTCGGGAGAGCGTTTCGGAAGCGGCGCTGCCGACCATTTCGTTGCGCAGGGAGGCGGTTTCCAGGGACTGGTCGAAGCCGGAACGCGCCGCGGAGCGAGCCTTGGGCGCGGGTTCGAGCTGGACGTCCTCGGCGGTGTAGGTCAGGCCGAAGCTGCCGAGCTGGAACCCGAAGGTGCGCGTGCGCACGCGGGCCTTGGCCGGGGCGTCCGACGCGGCGCGCGCGGCTTCTGTCGCCGCGGCCTGGGCGCTGCGGGCGTATTGCTGGGTGATCTGGGCGCTGCGGCCTGTGATGGCGGCTGTCATGCGTCCTGTCCTTCGGCTCCGGCGCGGTTTCGCGTGCCGGGGGAAACCAGCGGGCATAAAAAAAGCCCGACCCCAAACGGCCCGGCTGTCCTCGCGCCGTTGCGCGACCATCCCTGAAGGAAGCCCGGTGCGCCTCCGTTCCCTGGAGGCAGGGGACGAAACGTCCCCTTAGTCAATCTTTATACTCCTTCGGCATGGGCCTGGCAAGCCCCATGCTAACAGGGTTGCCAAGGGCCTTGCGAAAACGTAGATTCCCCTTCCCCCAATATTAAGCAGGAAGGCTTTGATGTACAAAATCGTGAATAAGCGGTCGCTCATTCCCGGACAGACCAGCATGCTCGTGATCGAGGCTCCCCAGGTGGCGCTCAAGGCCGAGCCGGGGAACTTCGTCATGCTCCGCGTGCACGAGCAGGGCGAGCGCATTCCCCTGACCATCGCGGACGCCGATCCCGAAGCCGGGACCATCACCCTTGTTTTTCTCGTCGTCGGCAAGACCACGGCCCACCTCGATTCCCTGGAGGAAGGCGACAGCCTCCAGGACGTCTGCGGCCCCCTGGGCAGGCCCACGGAAATCGAGAGCCGGGGCACCGTGGTCTGCGTGGGCGGCGGCACGGGCGTCGCGGCCATGCACCACATCGCCAAGGGACACGCCCGCGCCGGGAACCGGGTCATCGCCATCGTGGGCGCGCGCTCCGAGAGCCTGCTGCTCTTCTGCGACGAGCTGGCGGGCTTCTGCCCGGAGGTGCGCATCGCCACGGACGACGGCAGCCGGGGGCACAAGGGCTTCGTGACCCAGGTGCTCCAGCGGCTCATCGACGAGGGCGAGGAGATCGCCGAGGTCGTGGCCGTGGGTCCGGTGCCCATGATGCGCGCCGTGGCCGAACTGACCCGGCCTTACGGCATCAAGACCACGGTCAGCCTGAACTCGATCATGGTGGACGGGATCGGCATGTGCGGCGCGTGCCGGTGCAGCGTGGGCGGGGAAACCCGGTTCGCCTGCGTGGACGGCCCGGAATTCGACGGCCACGAGGTGGATTTCGACGAGCTTTGGCGTCGCCTGGGCCAGTTCCGCGAGCAGGAGGCCGTTTCCAGGGAACATTTCCATCAGTGCCGCTGCGGGGAGAGCAAATGACCCAGGAACAGAGCGCGAAAAAGGGAAGAAAGATTCAGCCCCGCGTGGCCATGCCCGAACAGCCCGCGCGCGAGCGGAGCGGCAACTTCGACGAGGTGGCCCTGGGCTACCGCCGCGAGGACGCCCTGGCCGAGACCGCACGCTGCATCCAGTGCAAGAACCCCAAGTGCCGCAAGGGCTGCCCCGTGGAGATCGACATCAAGGGCTTCATCGGGCGGCTCCAGCAGGACGACCTTTCCGGCGCGCACGAGATCATCCGGCAATACAATTCCCTGCCCGCGGTCTGCGGCCGGGTCTGCCCGCAGGAAAGCCAGTGCGAGGGCGCGTGCGTGCTCGCCGCCAAGGGCGAACCCGTGGCCATAGGCCGCCTGGAACGCTACGTGGCCGATACCTTTGCGGCGTCCGGAGCCTGCGAACAGCTCACGGGCACGCGCGAATGCACCCTGGACAGGCCCTTGCGCGTGGCCTGCGTGGGCGGCGGCCCCGCCGGGCTGAGCTGCGCCGGACACCTGGCCGCGCTCGGCGTCAAGGTCACGGTCTTCGAGGCCCTGCACGAGGTGGGCGGCGTGCTCGTCTACGGCATTCCCCGCTTCCGCCTGCCCAAGGCCGTGGTCCGGCGCGAGGTGGAAGCCATGCGCGCCCTGGGCGTGGAGTTCGTGACCAACTGGGTCGCGGGCCGCACCTTCCAGCTGCGCGAACTCATGGAGCAAGGCTTCGACGCGGTCTTCATCGGAGTGGGCGCGGGCCTGCCGCGCTTTTTGAACGTGCCGGGCGAGAACCTGCTCGGCGTGTACTCGGCCAACGAATATCTCACCCGCGTGAACCTGGGCCGGGCCTTCAGCTTTCCGGACCACGACACCCCGCCCCCGCACACGGGCCGGGTCGTGGTCGTGGGCGGCGGCAACGTGGCCATGGACGCCGCGCGCACGGCCCTGCGCCTGGGCGCGGACGAGGTCACGATCCTGTACCGCCGCACCGAGGCGGAGATGCCCGCGCGCGCCGAAGAGACGCACCACGCCCTGGAAGAGGGCGTGAAGCTGCGCTGCCTCTGCTCGCCCATCGCCTTCAACGGCGACGCGGACATGAAGCTGACCTCGGTCACGGCGCAGCTCATGGAGCTGGGAGCGCCGGACGAGTCGGGCCGCTGCCGCCCGGTCTGCGTGGAGGGCGCGAGCGAGGAAATCCCGGCGGACACGGCGGTCATCGCCGTGGGCACCCGGCCCAACCCCATCCTGCTGGAGGCCACTCCGGAACTGGAACTGAACAAGTGGGGCTACATCCAGGCCGATCCGGAAACCGGGGAAACCTCCATGCCGAACGTCTTTGCCGGTGGCGACATCGTCACGGGCGCGGCCACGGTCATCTCGGCCATGGGCGCGGGACGGCGCGCAGCCAAGACCATCGCCGAGCGCTTCCTGGGCTGAGGCGATCCTCCTTCCATATCGCGGCATGGGCCGGAGGGTGCGAAAGCGTCCTCCGGTTCATGGTCATGCGGACCGCCGGAACAGACATTCGCGGGCGGGCCGCGAACCGTTCCATCATGACAACAGGAAACGCATGCCTTTCGCATTGGATGTCCGGACCATCATTTTCCTGATCTTCTTGGGCGACGTCGTCTCGACCTTGCTGCTCTGGGCCTATGGGCGGGACCGGAAAAACGAATTGCCCTTTCGGGCCTTTATGGCGGGCAAGGCGTTGCAGGCCGTGGGCTGGCTGCTGATGGGCCTTCGGGGAGCCATCCCTGCCGAGCTGTCCATCGGCCTGGCCAACTTCTCGTTTTTCCTCGGATTCGCCCTGGCCGCCTTTGCCATGA belongs to Paucidesulfovibrio longus DSM 6739 and includes:
- the selD gene encoding selenide, water dikinase SelD, which codes for MAEYELVKRAKSAGUAAKIAPEVLERTLAGLGGGTPDPRILAGQAGDNEDAVVLRFPEGRALVQTVDFFTPIVNDPHGFGRIAAANALSDVYAMGGEPLSAMNIVCFPVKELPTTLLRAILEGGLEAVLEAGAVPAGGHSVEDDEVKYGLAVSGSVDPKRMATNRGLRPGDLLVLTKPLGTGVLATALKADWDGADRFEQTLIRWCGRLNANAGRAVRELGLTGATDVTGFGLGGHLLELCQASGCAAEIWLDQVPFFDDAVDLAAVGLLPAGSICNRNFYLPRCAASPDIDPIRRDLVFDAQSSGGLLLAVPPHKLADCRAMLADLGEPAHVIGRARPLADPDAPRLALLPARNE
- a CDS encoding heavy-metal-associated domain-containing protein, which gives rise to MERKITVKGMSCGHCKAAVTKAVETVDGVENVTVDLATGRVTYSSAKDSDAKVKENIEKAGYEVAD
- a CDS encoding heavy metal translocating P-type ATPase produces the protein MHCGACAARIERVLGKKSGVSAVSVSLADESLSLEYDPESLSREEIESAVAGLGFEVRLPEPAAPEPQGAPGEENLRLDIQGMSCASCVARVERAVRELPGVSGAEVSLADNSGSFTFDPAQISRAELQKAIRDAGYESREQPGSGAGGMTEQERFDERRREAAEDLRRRRNRLIPAFLFALPLLVVSMGHMWGLPLPAGLDPAHAPLNFALLQLALTLPVLWSGRFFYTSGVPALLRGGPNMDSLVAVGTGAAFLYSLWNTVEIALGPAYGFNPQAKAMDLYFESAAVLIALISLGKYFEARSKQRTSEAIRSLMNLAPDTALLVENGEEREIPAQEVRPGDLVRIRPGARIPVDGVVVEGRSGVDESMLTGEPLPVTKQAGDALTGGSLNTTGSLVMRAERVGSETTLARIVEMVRRAQGSKAPIASLADRVSYYFVPAVMATATAAGLAWYFLGGADFAFSLRIFVAVMVIACPCAMGLATPMSIMVGTGRGAQLGVLVKSGGALQALSEIRTLAFDKTGTLTRGEPALDGLWTAPGFGSGGDPEHRAIALAGAAESQSEHPLALAILRAVKDRGLAAPGLRSFDSVPGRGVRAEVDEDGEAAAVLLGNRELMDENGVAVPDDADQAAQGFAAQGKTALHLAVDGSLAAILALADTAREESAEVVRRVHGLGLRTIMLTGDAEPAARAIAAQLGIDEVRARILPGGKADAVAELQQHGRIAMVGDGVNDAPALARADVGIAMGSGIDSAVEAGDVVLLRGGLNGLLTALRLSRAVMRNIRQNLFWAFAFNVLGIPVAAGLLVIFGGPGLNPMIAGTAMALSSVTVVSNALRLRAFNSQEK
- a CDS encoding sulfide/dihydroorotate dehydrogenase-like FAD/NAD-binding protein is translated as MYKIVNKRSLIPGQTSMLVIEAPQVALKAEPGNFVMLRVHEQGERIPLTIADADPEAGTITLVFLVVGKTTAHLDSLEEGDSLQDVCGPLGRPTEIESRGTVVCVGGGTGVAAMHHIAKGHARAGNRVIAIVGARSESLLLFCDELAGFCPEVRIATDDGSRGHKGFVTQVLQRLIDEGEEIAEVVAVGPVPMMRAVAELTRPYGIKTTVSLNSIMVDGIGMCGACRCSVGGETRFACVDGPEFDGHEVDFDELWRRLGQFREQEAVSREHFHQCRCGESK
- the gltA gene encoding NADPH-dependent glutamate synthase, with product MTQEQSAKKGRKIQPRVAMPEQPARERSGNFDEVALGYRREDALAETARCIQCKNPKCRKGCPVEIDIKGFIGRLQQDDLSGAHEIIRQYNSLPAVCGRVCPQESQCEGACVLAAKGEPVAIGRLERYVADTFAASGACEQLTGTRECTLDRPLRVACVGGGPAGLSCAGHLAALGVKVTVFEALHEVGGVLVYGIPRFRLPKAVVRREVEAMRALGVEFVTNWVAGRTFQLRELMEQGFDAVFIGVGAGLPRFLNVPGENLLGVYSANEYLTRVNLGRAFSFPDHDTPPPHTGRVVVVGGGNVAMDAARTALRLGADEVTILYRRTEAEMPARAEETHHALEEGVKLRCLCSPIAFNGDADMKLTSVTAQLMELGAPDESGRCRPVCVEGASEEIPADTAVIAVGTRPNPILLEATPELELNKWGYIQADPETGETSMPNVFAGGDIVTGAATVISAMGAGRRAAKTIAERFLG